A genomic region of Nymphaea colorata isolate Beijing-Zhang1983 chromosome 2, ASM883128v2, whole genome shotgun sequence contains the following coding sequences:
- the LOC116248316 gene encoding uncharacterized protein LOC116248316, whose translation MAFSRVGMVALGLLLAGLVLVNGQSCSDQDLATLGARCRPFVARELPPAPPSEDCCNAVRGADLICVCGRITPEIERMISMQKVVDVASKCGKPIPSGTRCGSFTVPKA comes from the exons atggcATTCTCCAGAGTGGGCATGGTAGCGTTGGGCCTGTTGCTGGCCGGGCTGGTGCTGGTGAATGGGCAGAGCTGTAGTGACCAAGACCTGGCAACTCTGGGTGCCCGGTGCAGGCCGTTTGTGGCCAGGGAGCTGCCGCCGGCGCCTCCTTCCGAGGACTGCTGCAATGCCGTCAGGGGCGCCGACCTCATCTGCGTCTGCGGCCGCATCACCCCTGAAATTGAAAGAATGATCAGCATGCAGAAGGTGGTCGACGTCGCCAGTAAGTGTGGCAAGCCCATCCCTTCCGGCACCAGATGCGGCT CTTTCACTGTACCAAAGGCGTGA